One genomic segment of bacterium includes these proteins:
- a CDS encoding helix-turn-helix domain-containing protein, whose amino-acid sequence MKKELFDKLIESVKEAGAIRRGEKKPSREFVYEPIDIQAIRAKSKLSQNDFATMLGISPRTLQNWEQGRRSPVGPALRLLRVAEKHPEAVWDTVQPEHAAQKVKTNK is encoded by the coding sequence TTCGACAAATTAATTGAAAGCGTGAAGGAAGCAGGCGCAATAAGGCGGGGTGAAAAGAAACCATCGAGGGAATTCGTTTACGAGCCGATAGATATACAGGCGATTAGGGCGAAATCCAAACTATCTCAAAATGATTTCGCTACAATGCTCGGCATAAGTCCAAGAACATTGCAAAATTGGGAGCAGGGTCGAAGGTCGCCCGTTGGCCCGGCACTGAGACTCCTCAGAGTTGCCGAAAAACACCCTGAGGCCGTTTGGGATACAGTTCAACCGGAGCATGCCGCTCAAAAAGTAAAAACAAATAAATAA